GGAAAATATTTTTGGTGGGAATGGCATATTTCATATTCTCGTTATTAATCTGGCAGATAGCCGCAAGGGCATGGATCCTTTCAGGACTCATCATAGCGGTTTTCCAGAGTGCTGTGATATCTGATTTCCTCTATCTTATGGAACAGATAATAAAAAAAGGAAAATTTACAATGAATGATTTCAAGGAAGGATTCAAGGTATATATTTGGAAGGCATATAGCGTACTCATACTGTTCTGGTTCGTTCGCTATGGTCTAAGCCTTTTCCTTGGAAGGGTTTTGTCAGCATCCATAGGAGGCATCAGCCTTTGGTTCGTTATCGAAATCGTAATTTTTATGGCGCTCAATCCGTTGCCCGAGGTAATGTATCAGAAATACAATCAAGGTTTTGACATGATTTCAGGAGCATTTGACTTTATAAAAGAGAATTGGATTGAGTGGTTTGTTCCAAATGTGCTGATTGCAATAGTGCTTTACTGGATGTTTGGATTGGCCATGAAGCCGTTCTCTGCAGTGTCCGGTATTTTTATCAGTGGCGCAGGAACTGTTATGCTTATTGCCGTATTGATTACATTGCCGCTGGTGTTCTCGTTTTTTATGATATACAGGGGATTTCTATTCAGAATTCTTGATCGTTCAACTAGAAGAAAAAGGCTCTATCAGTACAAGATAGGCCATGAAGAATAAGGAGGCTATCCAATGCAAGAAGCTATAAGAAAACGACTTAGGGGAAAACTTGACGAGGTGGTTTTCATAGAACTTAAAAAGGATATTCCTATCCCAGGGAAGAAAGCTGTTCTCAAGAAGAATATCCCCATTCCAATTCCAGTAAAACGGCTTGCAAATCGGGTGACACAAAATGATTATGACGACCTTTCCGTAAAGGAAATGACCGAAGGCATGGTCGCAGTGGTGGCAATAGATCCTGAGTTTATGCACAGAGAATATTACAAAAGCCTTTTGATAGGTATTGACGAAGGCATGCCGAGGATTCTTACCGCAACAGCAATCAAGTATGCCGAGGAGAATAGGCTCGAAGACGCGTTTGTTTTTTTTGAAACGGCAATCATTCTGGATGCATCTAATCTAGATGCTGCATACAATAAGGCCAAGGTATGCGAAGCCCTTTCGAAAGATACGGTCGACCCGGAGATGGCGATGGCTTGGGAGAATGAAGCCTTTGCTTTAATGGAAAAACTGACGGTTGATTTTGCCGATTTCAATCTACCCTATTACCATCTCGGCTTTCACTACTCCAATAGCGGGCTGCACAAGAAGGCGGAGCTTGCATGGGAGCACTTTATCGAATGCTCCGATGAAGAGAACAAGATAATGGAAGTACAGGAAATGCTAATTAAGATAAGGGACCGCATAATTTTTGATGAGGGATACAATGAAGTCCTTGCAGGAGCCTTTGAAACGGGGCTTGAGAAACTGCTTAAACTTGAGGATGCAAATCCTTCATGGTGGAACCTTCTGTTCTTCATAGCCTTGGCATACAGAAATCTCGGGAATATAGAAACGGCCGTTGAATATTTCGAGAGGGTCATACGTATAAAACCTGACCAGGCAGAATCCCTAAATGAATTGGGTTTGTGTTATTCGATCATCGGCAACAAGAACGAAGCGGCGAGGTATTTCAAGAAGGCGTTAAACATGGATCCTGATAATGCGGAAATGCTTTGCAACAATGCAATGGCGCAAATGGAAATGGGAAACCTGGATTTGGCTGAAAAATATCTGAATCGTTCAATGGAGATAGATCCGAATGATTCGGTGACCATTGCGTGCATGGGGGAATTAAATAAATTTAAAAATAATTAACAAAAGGGATTATAAAACACAAAAGATATATAATAAGTGTTGAGTGGTGTCAGCGATGGTTTACATAGGTTGCGCCATATAAACACTTATTATTTTTTGTTGTTGATAAAGTCTTAAGTATGTTGGAAAAGCTAATGCAATTTATTGGCATGATATTTGCAAAACATGTTAAGTAGAAACTACTATATTTTGAGAGGGGAGCTAATGATTAAAACATTGAACGATTTACTTGAAAAAGCCAAGATGCAAGATAAAATGAAACTTTCGGTAGCGGCAGCACAAGACGGAGAGGTGTTGGCGGCGGTTGTCGAGGCTACTGAAATGGGTCTCATAGAGCCCATTCTAGTGGGAGACGAAAATGCAATAAGAAACATTGCAAAAGAAAAAGGAATAAATCTGAACGGTTATGAAATAATAAACGAGTTGGATCTTGTGGAAATGGCAAGAAAAGCTGTTGCGCTAGTAAGCAGTGGGAAAGCCGACTTCGTAATGAAGGGACTTATAGATACATCTATTATGCTTAAAGCTGTCCTTGACAAGGAAATCGGCCTTAGAACAGATAGTCAGCTAAGTCATGTAATGCTTTACGAGGTTCCGGGCTATCATAAGCTTTTGTATTTAACAGATGGCGGAATGAACATGTATCCGGATGTGCCCACCAAGGCTAAAATAATAAAGAATGCAATAAAAGTAGCAGAGGCATTGGGGAATAAAAACGTAAAGGTTGCATGCCTTGCTGCGAAAGAAAAGGTTAATCCTAAGATGCCGGCAACGGTTGATGCGGGCGAATTGAAAAAAATGGGAGAAGAAGGCTTTTTCGGAAAAAATGCAATAGTGGAAGGGCCTATGGCTCTTGATCTGGCAATATCAAAAGAGTCTGCGGAAATCAAAAAATATGTAAGTCCTGTTGCGGGAGATGCAGATATCCTATTGGTTCCAAACATAGAAATGGGTAACGGAATAGGAAAGACACTCAGTTACTTTGCATCGGCAAAGTCGGCTGGAGTCATCATGGGAGCTAGTGCTCCCGTAGTATTGGTTTCTAGAGCCGATACGCATGAAAATAAGCTTAATTCAATCGCGTTTGGCAGCGTGATTGCGGCATACAAATAGAAAAAGAGAAGAGTGAAAAGATGAAAGAATTATTAACAGGCAACGAAGCGGTTGCAAGAGGGGCCTATTAAGCTGGCATTTCTTATGCGTCAGCCTACCCAGGAACACCGAGCACGGAAATTCTTGAAAACATCGCACCCTACAAGGAAGAAATTGTAGCTGAATGGGCGCCAAATGAAAAGGTGGCTTTGGAATCGGCAATAGGTGCATCGATAGCCGGAGCCAGATCATTGGCGGCAATGAAGCATGTTGGTGTAAACGTGGCTGCCGACCCGATGTTTACATATGGACACAGGTGTTAATGGAGCAATGATTTTAGTTTCTGCGGATGATCCGGGGCTACATTCATCTCAAAACGAGCAGGATAACAGGAATTATGCAAAATTTGCCAAGTTAGCGATGCTTGAGCCTTCCAATAGCCAGGAAGCCAAGGATATGATCAGTTCGGCTATCGAAATAAGCGAAAAGTTCGACACAATGGTTTTCTACAGACTTACAACAAGAATATTCCTAGCAAAAGCCCTTCTTGGTGAAGAGCGCGAAACGATAGAGCCTTTGCGTAGTGGATCCCGATTCAAATTGGCAAGGCCGAATATCCCGAAGGATACTGGATGTTCTCGGAAAGAAAGCCAAGACTACAGCCCTCGATGCAGTGGGAATTGCCAAAGAAATAGGCAATCCTAAAACCATGAATGTAGTTCTTCTTGGAGCACTCGTAAAGGCTATGGGAATTACAGACATTGATTGGGAAGAGGCAATAAGAAAAACTGTAAAGGAACGATTCATTGACATCAATATTTTAGCATTTAACAAGGGTATGGAAATGGTAAAGTAGGACCTGTAAAAAGTCAAAAAGGACTGTTCAAAAGAACAGTCTCTTTTTTCGAATAAAACGCTTGTAATGATTTTTCAATCTGCTATACTTAAAAGAAATAATTATGTATAAAAATGCATAAACATGCATTGAAATATATATTTTTTTGTCAAAAAGTTGGAGGGTGCGAAATGAAAGGTTATTTAATTCTTGAAGACGGAACAAAATTCGAGGGCAACATTTTCGGTAAAAAGCGTAATTCGGTTGGGGAGGTTGTTTTCAATACCGGCATGACTGGATATCAGGAAACTCTGACGGATTCTTCATATTATGGGCAGATTGTAATACTCACCTATCCTCTCGTAGGAAATTATGGAATAACTCTTGACGACAACCAGTCGGAAAAACCGAAGGTAAGGGGATTCATTGTTAGAGAGGCTTCGGTAAATTATTCTAATTGGAGGGGAATGGAGTCCATTGATGAATACCTCAATAAGAATGATATTGTGGGACTAGAGGGAATAGATACAAGGGCGCTCACAAAAATAATTAGAGAAAAAGGTACTATGACAGGAAAGATAGTAGCATATGAAGATGGCGTCGATGTTATGGAAGAGTTGAAAGCCTTTGACAATTCCGATGCGGTCCATCAAGTGACAACAAAATTCAACTATGATTTGATGCCTATTACGCCTAAGGTGGCTGTAGTCGATTATGGAATAAAGAGAAATATACTAAACGCCCTGGTGAATAGGAATATACATGTCAGGGTATTTTCATGCCTAAATACTGCTGAAGAAATACTTGATTTCAATCCGGACGGAATTTTTCTTTCAAATGGACCTGGAGATCCGGCATTTTTGAAGGAGGAAATAGAAACGGTAAAAGAGCTAATAGGAAAGAAACCCATCTTTGGAATCTGCCTGGGACATCAACTGCTTGCTCATGCTTTTGGAGGAGAAACCAAGAAAATGAAATATGGGCACGGGGGCTGCAACCATCCTGTTAAAGATCTTGCCAAGGATAGAGTTTTCATAACATCACAGAATCATGGGTATGAGGTTGTTGCGGAAAGCCTTGACAAGAGCGTATTGGAAATAACACATGTAAACATGAACGATAATACGATTGAGGGTGTGAGGCATCTTTCCCTTCCGATATTCAGCGTGCAGTTTCACCCGGAGGCTTCACCCGGCCCGAGCGATTCGGATTATTTGTTCGACGAATTCTTAAACATGATTAAAAAGGAGAATAAACATGTCAATATATAAGGGTCTTGAAAAAGTAATGGTGATAGGTTCGGGGCCCATTATAATAGGGCAGGCGGCGGAATTCGACTACTCAGGCACGCAGGCATGCAAGATTTTAAGGGAACATGGACTTAAAGTTGTATTGGTAAACAGCAATCCTGCTACAATCATGACGGACAAGGAAATGGCGGACAGCGTTTACATCGAGCCTCTTACGGTGGAATTTCTTGAGAAGATAATAGCAAAGGAAAGACCTGATGGAGTATTGGTGGGAATGGGCGGACAGGTTGCCCTAAACCTCGCGATTGAGCTTTGGAAGGCTGGCATACTGGACAAATACAATACTAAGCTTTTAGGGACAAACATAGATGCAATAGAAAAATCCGAGGACCGCGAGAAGTTTAAACTAATGATGGAAAGCATAGGGGAGCCTGTAATCGATGGAAGGATTGCATCCTCTCTTCAGGAAGCATTTTCGCAGGCCGATGAAATTGGCTATCCTATAGTTGTGCGTCCCGCATACACACTCGGTGGAACCGGCGGAGGGATTGCGGAAAACAGGGAGGAGCTTGAAAAAATCGTTCCCGTAGGCTTGGCCTATAGTGCAGTCGGCCAGGTTCTTATAGAAAAAAGTGTTAAGGGCTGGAAAGAGATTGAGTACGAGATGATTAGAGACAACAAGGGCAATTGCATAACCGTTTGCAACATGGAAAACATAGATCCTGTTGGCATCCATACGGGGGACAGCATAGTCATAGCACCGTCTCAAACACTTAGCGACAAGGAATACCAGATGCTAAGGAATGCGTCCATAAAGATTGTGACATCCTTGGGTATAAAAGGTGGCTGTAATGTTCAGCTTGCTCTAAATCCATACAGCTTTGAGTATAGGGTAATAGAGGTAAACCCGAGGGTTAGCCGTTCATCTGCGCTCGCTTCCAAGGCGACGGGATATCCAATTGCAAAGGTTGCCGCACAGATAGCAATAGGCCTTAATCTCGACGAGATTCCAAACGACGTTACAGGAAAGACCCTTGCATGCTTCGAACCTACGCTCGACTATTGCGTAATCAAAATCCCCAAGTGGCCATTCGACAAGTTTGAAACTGGGAACCGCACACTGGGTACCAAGATGATGGCCACGGGCGAAATAATGGCAATAGGAAACAGCTTCGAAAGTGCACTTCTTAAAGGAATAAGATCCCTTGAGATAGGTGTGTACTCGCTTGAAATCGAAAAGGCCGCCGCATTTAGCGATGACGAGGTTATTCAAAAGATACTCAAAAGCGACGACGAAAGGCTGTTTTTCTTGGCGGAGCTTCTCAGAAGGGGATACAAGACGGAATACCTATGGGAAATGACGGAGATAGACCGATTCTATCTCGAAAAAATACATGGAATAGTGAAGTTGGAAGAGGGCTTAAAGAAGAAGCATTTGTCTGAAATAAACGCAGATGAACTGCTTTTCCTAAAGAAAAAAGGCTTTGCCGATTTGGCGATAGCTTCCTTCACGAAATCGAAGGAGATAGATGTATTTGAAAAACGCAAGAGCCTTGGCGTGATGCCTGTGTTTAAGATGGTTGACACCTGCGGAGGGGAATTCGAGGCGCAGTCGCCCTATTATTACTCGACATACGATCCATACGATGAGGTAGTGGTAAGCGACCGCAAGAAAGTTATAGTAATAGGTTCCGGACCGATAAGAATAGGACAAGGAATAGAATTTGACTATTGCTCGGTGCATGGCGTAATATCTCTCAAGAAGATGGGTATTGAGTCCATTATAATAAACAACAACCCCGAAACGGTAAGCACCGATTTCGATACATCGGACAAACTCTATTTTGAGCCTTTGACAGAAGAGGACGTAATGAACATCGTACTCAAAGAAAAACCCGATGGGGTCATTTTGCAATATGGAGGGCAGACAGCAATCAAGCTTGCGGAACATATGGAGAAGATGGGTGTTAAAATCCTTGGGAGCGGCTACGATTCCATAGATCGTTCCGAGGACAGGGAAAAATTCGAAGCTGTTCTGGAGAAACTTGACATCAAGAGGCCTCTAGGAAAAGCCGTAATGAACATAGAGGAAGGACTGGAATTCACGAAGATCTGCGGATTCCCCGTTCTGATTCGCCCAAGCTACGTTTTAGGCGGAATGGGAATGGAAATCGCCTATGATGAATCCGAATGCGCGGAGTGTTTGGATAATGCATTTAGAAAGGACAATAAAAATCCCGTTCTCATAGACAAATATCTTAATGGAAAAGAAATTGAAGTTGATGCAATAGGAGATGGAACGGACATACTCATCCCTGGAATAATGGAGCATCTAGAGAGAGCCGGTGTGCATTCGGGAGACAGCATATCCGTCTATCCGGCATTCAGCATAAGCGATGAAATTAAAAACAAGATAATAAAGAATACTAAGAAATTAGCCATCGAATTGAATGTGATTGGGCTGGTCAACGTACAGTATGTCGTTTACAAAGATGAGGTATATGTTATTGAGGTCAATCCTAGGGCATCTAGAACGGTTCCATATATTAGCAAGGTCACAGGCATTCCTATGATTCGTTTGGCTACGGAAATTATGATGGGTGCTAAGCTAAAGGATTTGGGTTTCGGAACAGGACTTTACAAGACAAGCGGATACTACGCGGTTAAAGTGCCTGTATTCTCGATGGAAAAATTGCCCCAGACCGAAATTGCGCTTGGTCCTGAAATGAAATCAACGGGAGAGGCATTGGGATTGGAAAAAGACCTATACAAGGCCATATACAAGGGCCTCGTGGGATCAAGGCTTGAGCTTGGCAGCATAGGAAGAGTTTTGGTAAGCATATCCGACAACTACAAGGATGAGTTCGAACCAATAGCATTCAAGATGAAAAAACTTGGATTTGAATTCTATGCCACCGAGGGAACCGGTAAATACCTCGGAAAACTCGGAATTGAGCACAAGCATGTAGCCAAGATTGGGGAGGGCGAAACAAACGTGCTTTCACTCATACGAAACGAGAAACTTACACTTGTTATAAATATTCCGAGCAAGGGAAGAAGCAGTCTCACCGAGGGCTTCCACATAAGAAGAACCTCAATAGAGAATAGAGTTCCCTGCATTACATCTCTCGATACCTTGAGTTATGTATTGGACATATGGGAGCGGGACATAAGCTATAAAGACGTTGAAGTTTACGATATAACGAAGATATAAAAAGTAGAAAGAAAAATGTTGATGAGTTCAGGTCAAGGATTAAATTGCTCACTGCGACCTGCGGCGAATATTCATAGCGCTTTGTATTGCGGCAAAACCTAAAATCCGCAAACTCACTCCGTATCGGGCCAAGGCCAAAGCGGATTTATTGACGATTTAGCCTTATCCAAAGCTGTGAATACCAAGCCTCGGTTGATGCATCACAATTTGAAACCTCAACCTGGAACAGGATAGAGTAGATTTTCGATTTGAGGGGTGTATTAAACAGTATAAGTTTCAAAAACAAAAAAAGATGACAAAGAGCAAAACAACCTGCCTGGAAAATTCCAAAGGCAGGTTGTTTTGCTCTTTATTTGTTTGTATCATTTACTGCACACTGCAAACTGCATGCTGCAAGCTTTCCTTTTCAGTTCAAGGCGACAATGAAAAAAGAGTTGAGATGTTGTTTGAATTGCGTTTTTAAATATCATGTATTTGTTTTTTTCTTTTTTTCCACTTTCCACTTACTACTTTCCACCGGAGTTAAAAGATAGCTTTAGCTATCTTTTAACTCCTATAGTCTCCGTTGATCCTAACATAATCATAACTCAAATCGCATCCCCAAGCTTTTGCAGAGAAGGTGCCGTCATTCAGCTTGACATGTATGATTACGGTTTCGTTCTTCAATATTTCCTCCGCTAGATCCTCGTCGAAAGCAAGGCCTTTACCTTTTTCGACAAGGGGAACCTGTTTACTGCCGCCTTCAAAAATTAAATCAAGATTGTCGGCATCGAAGTTTTTTCCCGAGTATCCCATGGCGCAAATAATTCTCCCCCAGTTTGCGTCGTTTCCAAAAAAGGCCGCTTTCACCAAGCTTGAAGTGATAATCGATTTGGCAAGGCAATTGGCAGCTTCTTGGCTGAAGCCTCCCGTCAAATTTACTTCAATAAGCTTGGTTGCACCTTCTCCATCCTTTGCAATCTGCATCGCCAACTCAATGCATACAATCTTAAGGGCTTCCTTAAAAATGTAGTAGTTGGGATCTTCTATGCAGATAGGCTGGTTTCCTGCGCTTCCGTTTGCAAGAACAATCGCCGTGTCATTGGTGCTTGTGTCTCCGTCGACTGAAATCATGTTAAATGAGGCGCTGGCGCATTCCGATAGCGCTTTCTTGAGCAAATCGCTTTCTATAGCTGCATCGGTGAGAATGAAAGAAAGCATTGTGCCCATGTCCGGATGAATCATTCCTGAGCCCTTGGCCATTCCACTTATTACAACCCTCTTGCCCCCAATCATGAAATCTACCGAAACCTCTTTTTTGAATGTGTCGGTTGTCATTATTGCTTCGGCTACGTCCGAAAAGTTTGAAACCCCTAGACCCTCGGTCAGCGGTTTAATGTTTGGAACAATCATGTCCATGGGAAGAGGTACCCCTATCACGCCGGTTGAGGCAACAAGAACATCTTCCGAGTTTGTTCCCATTGCCTCCGAAACAAGCGAAATCATCTTCTTGGCATCATTCATACCTTGTTTTCCTGTGCATGCGTTTGCGTTTCCGCTGTTTACTAGAATGGAGTGTATTTTTCCAGAGGCTATGTTGTCTATGCTTATTAAAACAGTAGCGGCCTTGACGGTGTTCCTAGTAAAAACACCTGCTGCTTGGGCCGGTTCTGCGCTGTGAATCAAGCACATGTCTTTTTTGCTGCTTCCTTTTTTAATGCCACAGGCAACGGCAGAGGCCGTAAAACCGTTGACTGGAATGAATTCTCTGTATTTTTTCATTGTTTAACCCCCTATGGCGCCATTGGAGTGAAATCGAGTCCGGCTTTTTCATCATATCCGCACATCAGATTCATGTTTTGGACAGCCTGGCTCGCTGCACCCTTCATGAGATTGTCGATGGCCGAGACTGCGATTAAAGAAGATGAATCTTCATCAACCGCTAAGCCTATGTCGCAGTAGTTTGATTGGCGCACATTCCTGGTTTGAGGAAGCATGCCGTTTTCCAAAACACGCACGAAGGGTTTGCCTTCATAATAGCTTTTGTATACATCCGTCATTTCTTTTGTGCTTATATTTTTCTTTAGTCGCGCGTAGCAGGTTGATAGGATGCCGCGGTTCATTGGAACAAGATGCGGTGTGAAGATGACCTTTGCGGGTTTTCCCCCGATCAGGCTAAGTTCTTGAGCAATCTCCGGAGTGTGTCTGTGGCTGAATAGCCCGTAGGCTTTTACGCTTTCATTGACCTCGCAATAAAGATTTGCTGTATTAGCACTTCTTCCAGCTCCCGACACCCCGGATTTTGCATCTACAATGACATCGCTTTCTATCAGTCCGGCATTCATAGCCGGTGCCAATGCGAGTATGGAAGCTGTTGGATAGCATCCGGGATTTGCCACATATGAGGCCTTTTTAATTGATTTTGCATGAATCTCTGGAAGCCCGAATGCAAAGTCGTTTATGAGATGGCTCATTTCATGGGGAGTCTTGTACCATTTTTCATATACATTTGGGTCGCTTAATCTGAAATCGGCGCTCAAGTCAATAATTTTGATACCGGGTTTTACGCTTAAAAGTTGCTTTACCATGCCCATTGAGCTTTTGTGGGGAAGAGCGAGGAAAACAAGGTCCGTATCCATAATAATGGAAGGGTCGATGCTTGAAGTGTCGATACACTCCAAATCCACCAGACCATTCATATTTGAATATATGTCAGAGTACTTTATTTCATTGAAGCTTCGAGAAGTGACAAAGGATAAATTGACATTCGGATGATGTTTTATAAGCCAAACAAGGTTTTGACCCGCATAGCCTGTTGCTCCTAAAATTCCTATTCTCATTATATTCACCTCATTTGAATTTGATTTCTTATTATTATACAAAATAATGAATAATATTGCAACGATAATGATCAAAAGTATTGCATAAATATAAATATATATGTATAATAATAAGAAATATTGAAAGACAAGAGGGTATGAAAAGATGAAAGCATCTACAGAAAAGGCAAGAATCTTAACTGAAGCCCTGCCTTATATTCAAAAGTTCCATAATAAAACATTTGTAATAAAATTCGGCGGAAGCATAATGAGAAACCATAAGGCGAAACATGCATTCATAGAAGACATTGTTTTGCTTAACCTGGTAGGAATAAAAATCATAATTGTCCACGGCGGCGGACCGGAAATCACTGAGCGCATAGAGAAAATCGGCATCAAGACTGAATTCGTCGACGGCCTTAGAAAAACCAACGGAGAAGTCATAAAGGAAGCTGAAATGATTCTTGCCGGATCAATAAACAAGGAAATAGCATATTTGGTTAACAGCATGGGCGGAAGAGGCGTTGGACTTTCAGGTAAAGACGGTAATCTGATAAAAGCCCGAAAGAAAATCATATACAAGGGTGACAAGAAAATAGATCTCGGATATGTGGGAGACGTCGAGAAAATAGACAAGAAGTTGCTCGAGGACCTGATAGACCTGTCATATATACCGATAATAGCCCCCATCGGATTCGGGGATGACGGCGATACCTACAATATAAACGCGGATTTTGTGGCTTCTGCTGTGAGCGCAGAGCTGAAAGCTGAAAAGTTGCTTCTCATGACTGATGTGGAAGGGCTGTACAAAGACTTTGAGAACAAGAGTGGTTTCATAACAGCTATGACAGCTGTCGAAGCAAAAAAACTTATTGATTCAAAAGCGATTATTGGAGGCATGCTGCCTAAGCTCTCATGTTCGGTGCAGGCGGTTGAAAACGGCACTAAAAATGTGCATATTCTTGATGGAAGAGTGGAACATTCACTACTTATAGAAGTGTTGACAGATAAAGGTATTGGGACAATGATACATGGAGGGAAAGTAAAATGAACAACGACAAGCAGATGTACACAGGTAAAAGATTCGACCTTACAATCGAAAAAGGCAAGGGAACATATGTATACGATGTGGACGGAACGGAATATCTTGACTTCACAGCGGGCTATGCGGTAAATGCTCTCGGCCACTGCAACGAAATAATGATAAACGCAATCAAGGAACAGAGCCAAAAGATTTTCCACATATCCGATATAGTCTGGAATCCCATTCAGACTAAACTGGCAAACTTTCTAGTTGAGAAAAGCGGAATGGATTCTGTATTCATAGGGAATAGCGGTTCAGAGGCCATAGATGGGGCCATAAAGCTGGCTAAAAAATACGGGAACACGGTTTCAGAAGGCAATGACAAATATGAAATAATATCCATGGTAAACGCATTCCACGGACGGACCGTAGGTGCTACATCAATAACAGGGAAAGAAAAATACAAGAAATCGTTTTATCCAT
The genomic region above belongs to Peptostreptococcaceae bacterium and contains:
- the argB gene encoding acetylglutamate kinase, with translation MKASTEKARILTEALPYIQKFHNKTFVIKFGGSIMRNHKAKHAFIEDIVLLNLVGIKIIIVHGGGPEITERIEKIGIKTEFVDGLRKTNGEVIKEAEMILAGSINKEIAYLVNSMGGRGVGLSGKDGNLIKARKKIIYKGDKKIDLGYVGDVEKIDKKLLEDLIDLSYIPIIAPIGFGDDGDTYNINADFVASAVSAELKAEKLLLMTDVEGLYKDFENKSGFITAMTAVEAKKLIDSKAIIGGMLPKLSCSVQAVENGTKNVHILDGRVEHSLLIEVLTDKGIGTMIHGGKVK